In Anaerobaca lacustris, the sequence ACCTATTTAGTAATGGGGGGGACAGCCACCCATTTCCGTGCGCTATGATAGGAAAAACCAGGGACAGTCACCTATTTCTCTCCTTCTCACCTCTCGTTTTCCCTGTTCTTCGGGTCCTCGCCCGCATTTCCCGTCGGGCATCAGGCCCGGGAATCGTGTCTCTGGCGCACATTCACAGTGCCGCAAGAGAAGTCTCTACTGATCTGATTGTAGTCCGGCGGGGCGGGAAGGGCAAGAAGAAAGATGGCCGGGGCGGCTCTTCTTTTCGCGTGAAGCGAGGGGTCGGAGGCCGCAGTTCGTATCTCGCGTCTCGTATCTCGCGTCTCGTATCTCGTGTCTCGTATCTCGTATTTGGTATCTCGTGTGTGGTGCCTCCGGCCTATGGCCTCCAGCCTGCATCTCCTGGCGTTCTCCGCGCACACCCTCCCTGCACCCCGCCGTGTACGCGTATGAGAAGGCGAATCCCGGCGGGGGAATGTGGATGGGAAAATGAAAAAAAAGCGGGAGGCCGTGGTTCGTATCTCGTATCTCGTCCCTGCGGTCTACAGCCTCCGGCCTGCGGCCTATCGCCCGATTTCGTCGGGTCGGGGGTGGTTTCGAGGAGCCGGCCGTTGGGGTTATTGGGGGTTGTCCTTTTGCCGGCGGTGGGCTTCGAGCTGCTCTTTGGTGTAGACGTAGATGGTGATTTCTTTCCGGGAGGTTTCCTCGCCTTCGAGAATGACGGTGACGGGGTGCCTGCCGACGTGGCGGGGTTTGGGTTGCCAGAAGATGTAATCGCAGCCGTCGTGTCTTCGCAGTTTCAGGCCGGAAGGGAGGGGTTTCTTCAGGCGGACGCTGGACTTGGTCGGGTGGTCGATTTGGATCATGTAGATGTCGTCGGTCGCTTTACGGTTGGACCGGTCGTTGATTTCCAGGAAGACTTTGCCCTCGTCATCGGGCTGGGCTCCCATCGCGACCAGGGCCAAGGCGCTGTCTTTGGCGCCGAGCAGGGAGGGCAGGGAGATGCTCAGCAGGACGACGATGATGGACATGACGACCAGCAGTTCCAGGAGGCTGAAGCCCGTTCGTTTCATGTGCTGTCCCCTTCAACGGTGATGGGCCTCTTGCGTCGTGCCGGCCTCCGGGAGCCGGAGAGGCTCTGTCGGAGAAGTCACACATCAGAGGTCCGCCGCGTCTATTCTATCCTCAGGGGCAGCGGATGGCAAGGAAATCCCGGGAGAAAGGGCCGGCCGGAGGCGGCAGGTGGGGGCGGGCACCTACGGTCTACAGCCTCCGGCCTGCGGCCTATCGCTCGATCTCGTCGGGGAAGTTGAGGTAGGCGAATTCGCCGGCGAGTTCGTAGGCCTTGCGGTCGCGGGCTTTGGCGGCCTCGACCTCGTCTTCGAAGAGGCCGACGTAGATCGTCTCGCCGTTGTAGCCGACCAGGGCCATCCACTTGTCGCCCTGGGGGCTGACGCCGCGATATTGCGAGCGGCCCGCGTGCCAGTAGCGGTTCTGGAGGTTCTGCAGGCGGGTGCAGTTGCGCATGTTGGCTTCGCGGTTGTCCAGTCCGTTGCGGTTGATGTGATCGACGACCATGCCGGGCGGGGTCTTCATGATCTCGCGGTGCATGAAGATCTTGCGGCCCCCGCAGCCCCGGACGGCGTACTGAGCCTTGCCTTGGCCCGTGCTGTGGACGGACCACTTATGGCGGCTGAGCCAGTCGTAGTTCCTGGCGTCGACGAGGGCGTACAGGCCGCGGGTCAGCGGGATGTATCGCACGTCGTCGCCGGGCGGCTGCGGCGGCTCGGCGGCGGGGCGGGGTTTCGGGCGGAAGTTGCGGCAGGGCCCGCCGACCGGGATTTCGCGCCACTGGCCCGGCGTGTCCGGGTGATTGGCGCACATCCCGAGCACCGGGAGCCCCGAAACGATCGTCCGCAGCCACAGGCCGCCGTCCCACCGGCAGAACACGCAATCGTGGCAGGTCAGCGGCCGCCGGACCGCCACGGCCAACTCGGCTTTCGTCGTCATCGGTCTACCCTCCATATTCAGCATATACCCGTTAACGATTTGAAGTGTGTTGTATGAATATCATACGGACATGCCTGTTGTCGTCAAGGAAAAGTTTCGCCGACGAGGTGGTTTTTTTGCGGCGGCACGGGACAAGAGCCCATCCTGTGCAGACTGTCGGTCGATTTCGTCGGGGACGTTGAGAGCGCACTTCGGCCGGTTCGCACCGGGAACGGCGAGAGGATCGTTCGCCGTCGCGATCCGGTTTTCAGACGGAGCCTAATCTCGCGAGGATCTTCCGGACGTCGTAGACACAGCCGGCCCAGGAGCCGCCGCTGACGTTCTGGAGCGCGGCCCAGAGGCGGGTGTCGTCGGGAAGATGGTCGGCCGGTTTGAGGTCCGGATGCGGAGGCCGGGCTTGCAGCACGTCTGCGGCCTGCTGCGGTGTGTAGCGTTCGTTCCCCTCGCCGACAAACTCGATGCGGCCGGTCAGGTTCCTGCGGTCGATCGTCATCTCGATCACGTCTCCATCCCGCAGTTTCCCGATGGGCCCTCCCGCGAGCGCTTCGGGCCCGACGTGGCCGACGCAGGCGCCGGTGGAGACGCCGGAGAAACGGGCGTCCGTAATCACAGGGACGTGCTTGCCCCAGGGGATGTATTTCAATGCGGACGTGAGCTGATACGTTT encodes:
- a CDS encoding type II secretion system protein, with product MKRTGFSLLELLVVMSIIVVLLSISLPSLLGAKDSALALVAMGAQPDDEGKVFLEINDRSNRKATDDIYMIQIDHPTKSSVRLKKPLPSGLKLRRHDGCDYIFWQPKPRHVGRHPVTVILEGEETSRKEITIYVYTKEQLEAHRRQKDNPQ
- a CDS encoding HNH endonuclease, yielding MTTKAELAVAVRRPLTCHDCVFCRWDGGLWLRTIVSGLPVLGMCANHPDTPGQWREIPVGGPCRNFRPKPRPAAEPPQPPGDDVRYIPLTRGLYALVDARNYDWLSRHKWSVHSTGQGKAQYAVRGCGGRKIFMHREIMKTPPGMVVDHINRNGLDNREANMRNCTRLQNLQNRYWHAGRSQYRGVSPQGDKWMALVGYNGETIYVGLFEDEVEAAKARDRKAYELAGEFAYLNFPDEIER